Within Topomyia yanbarensis strain Yona2022 chromosome 2, ASM3024719v1, whole genome shotgun sequence, the genomic segment ctacttttaaactcatgttaaaaatcttgttcttatccaatgatcataaaattttgaatatacatcattcaatacatgagaaatttacaaaaaatataaaatatcaatatttcaaaaataaatttttgaggttttggtcagcctccagccactgtgcggcgcCACGTGCAAACAAGTAATGTAACAATGGAATTATTGCATGAGAAATTCGGTAAACATTTAATTTCTTGCTGTCCACCTATCAATTGGCGACGTAGATAGTGCAACATTACATCTATAGACTTTTTCTATTGGGCTATGTGAAGTCAAATGTCTATAAGGAAAGCCTGCAACGATGGGAGCATTGGGAGCCAACATAACTCGGTTGATTTGCCGGACACCATTTGAAATGCTTGAACGCGTCATCAAAAAATGGACCATTTGCTATAGTCGACATTTAAAAGACAtcgttttcaaacaataaatggtgAAGAATATTCTTTCAAGTGATAATTAACATTTCGTgattcattttttaatttttttcactaGTTTAAAAAGAAAACCTTATGATGAATCACCCTGTACATAATTTTCTCATtctggaaatactcatattgttggGGTTATAAAGAATTTACCTAAACCGGATGTCACCATccttgttttcaaaatggcttccgatatcgatttccgtcatctactcgttaatCCCATTCAAAATTACGATCATTGTTGACAGTGGCGTGGCCAGGGGGTTTTGGGGGGTTAAAACttccccaaaccaaaattaatcggattgaaaagaaaaattaattgatgttgactaatttaattaaatattatgcATGAAACACCGCGCTTAGTCGATCTGATATAATATCGCAAATTTCCATAATGATGGGCTGGATGAGAACACAGGTTGTTCCAAAaatcagccctgcgttatgcaacgttttgtgcaggttgagtataccagaagcagtggtgccaaattcaccacattgagtaatatttaaattctttttagattaaagaattgataaaattggtttaatTAGCTTTAGTCATCAATTACATTCTGTTTTacaaactgtccttgcgtttgaACCAAAATGGGAGTCTAATTACTACCGTAAacaaagggcgaacacgaaattacaaTTTTCAGCAAAATGGGAGTCTAATTACTACCGTAAacaaagggcgaacacgaaattattgcataactaatttagttataggttttgtgctatTCACGCGCAaatatggttttaaacaatttcctccttaatggagaaaacatagtttttgctaaaattattctccactaaggagaaattgTAACATGTCACCCTATCccataattaaaattaataaataaaaaaatataaatttgtatTTGAGTTTGTTTGATAGGAGTTAGGTCTAGAATTGTAATTAAATTAACCGTCCATTTAAAATCCAACCGCTACCAAACCTCACGAGTGCGATCTTCGGTTACCAAAGCCGGAAAACACAAAACGCCAACCATGATTGCTGTTGATCATATTGGGGGATCGAGATCAGCTTGCGGGATAGATTCGCTCTCTTTGGCTTCACCTTTTGATCAAGCAACACGTACTGGTAAATGATCGTCAAGTGAGTCCAGAAAATCGAAGCCACGTATCAAATCGAGTTCCTCTTAGTGAACAAAAGCCATCTAACGCCATCCCTGCGATCAAGCTCACGGTGAAATCGGCATATAGTGACCGGGAAATCGTTCAGTATCGGATCAAGAAAAAAAAGTGTTCCCTCGTAATTCCACCATCCCGAGCTCGGGTTAAACTTCGTGCGCGAGCGTGTGAAATAGTGCCACCTTAAGCGAATCCACCGTCCGTTGATGACCTCGCGAGTGTCGGAAAATCGTGGTGTGGCCGTCAAAAACACCACTGTGGCCGTGGTGCGATTAGTGAACCCGTCCCTCAAGCCACCCCGGAATTCACCGAAGAAGAGTACCGTGAGTGCCCGAGCGTGATTGCGTGCTCGGAGAGAATAGCGGTCCACGTCCAATGGCAGGTAACCTCTCTAAAGAGCTAGTTTAGGCAGCCCTCGAGAGAGTCAAAGGTGAGTCTGCATGCTCATAGGTAAGCGAACCCTAACTTacaaaatatagcatagtgcatcatGCATTGgtctgctaagccaaaccaaatgtttcgatttcattagttctcatcagcttaaaatgattttttttgtgggaCATcgcgcttgactaggggtttgctcaggaacacaaattgtgtctccgtctTTTGGAGCTAGCGTAAATCCTGCGCTATcttagtccgttaactaagttagtgtcggattcggatgagatgaagtcgaaacacaaattcaaTGACTAATTTGGCTTTATTTtacttccgaaggaagacgtgaccacagattttttcgcctcagaaaaatctcaacgacctcggctgggattaaACTCAAACCAACTGGAATGGGTGGCGGTCATGCTTACCACCCAACCGCCGGCGCCGTCACAAAAGATGCGCTGTTTGATGTTGGAAAACTTCGTCGAAGTTGTTAAACCTTCAAAGTTGATGATTTCGAAATCATGTGATCTTGATAggtgttttcgaaaatttgtccCACTTTAGAAgttctttgacttcattgacatattgtaCAAGCAAATAATCTACAGAGGTTTAAACACTGTTCCATATTGGTTctccttgtttgtagactggaatggcaTCTGTTAGATTGCTATAGCAATTCAGAACAAaattatgtttctgaattttcaataatggatGAAACtcttattaaattttagcatttaaaaaaacaacaattttcagCAAACCTGAGCAAACTGATACCTTATTTGACacgtaaaacttttttttaattttgattatagaggatttaaccTTAGGGTTATTCACCTCTTTTCTGGTTAAAGAAAACtcttggaaaaatttctaaccctatgtgcgaggttggaaatcgaacccaggtgagttgcgcacaaggcaatcgatttactaactacgctaTGTCTGTTCCATACGTAAAACTTGTTGAAATAGTTAAAAAACGACTTGTAATGTGAATCAACATATACACAAATTTAGGTGAcagtaatttttgttaaattactTGGTGCGTAAAGGACATAAAGCCTATTACTAAATTGGTTGTGGAATTTACGTTTCCACTTCGTCTAGTGTCTCTGTTTTTCATGTTGGCATGTAGCTGTTTACAAGTTAGTTACATTATTGCTCAAATGGATAATATAGTATAATCCAACAAGCCTTCAGGAATCTAGAATCAGtggcgtctggctcaaatggcacgttccccatgctgatcggagatttgtatCTTGCCATGagtcgtcttttcatcatttccctgacgggaaagattggggaagtggtaaggttaggggaagggaaaataacgacacagaacaattaaaacaggccattctgcaggtgctacaatagcataaacaaaacttccaacccccggagggagtTAGAATATTTATTTCAATAGTGAGCGAATATATCAACACCTCACTCTGCACGCGGAATAGTagtcatgtgataattgaggtGGCAATATCCAGTCAGTGGCCTGACTAGGATACTGCAATTGTGGttggaaaaatgcaagaaaTTCTTCGAACTgacattttcaacattttcgaaCTGACATCCGGCTAAAAAGTCTTTGTGTGATCGCAACTTGGCAagctataaaatataaaaaatatgaaaatctgGGAGCGTTTGCGTGCTTTGATTGTACAAGATCACCTTAGTTTCGGTTCCCTGACATTGCTCcgttccaggtaatgaagaagcgaactCTTTAACTAAGGCGTgcgctttagaaggtgacatatacgaaagattAATTTGctgcaatgaatttttcaatatctctcgtcagaggaagCTAGAGCGTTGGCAGACATCGTGGAGCAATGGAGAGTTAGGACAGTGGCTACATTCTatcatcccgaaggtatcaacgaaacttTGGTTCAGAGGAATtcatgtgggtcgggatttcattcgtgtgatgtctcggaTCATGTCCATTCACTACACGTTAAACGCTCACATATTTTCTAAGCATGTGCCGAGTACTGTTTTGCCAGATCTCAACCAATGTTCCGGTTtgagatgtactggcaagccgccatctcctctatatgtcccttccTAAAAGCCATCAATATGcagatttaactgcccctatTATTTtacttatcattctcagaagagGGCACTTCCGTCTGCACCGTACACCAGGTGGTTTGATGAGACTAAAAGacaacacaaaacatccctgtcgaatgacccaacaaaCACGAGATTACAGCacatcacacgcgcaatgcGTGATGATTCATGATGCATCCTGATGAAGACCGTCCGAGTCTGTAATCCTTACCGTTGATTGCCGATgtcggaaactgaaagttaatatcTTTTTCCCCCTGTCAgctttgtccaccctctcttGTGTAtatctgatacacagatgtaggacttcACCTCCCCCTGAATATCGTCTTAAAACTTAATAGCCACTCCCCCGTCTTTTCTAGTTTAACCTGATCAAtatataatctcgttaagaaatgcccaacagtatcactatttaaaaatagccctaaattatcccccctaatcttaataaaatttagttagttattcctagttacctttttacgaaatttttctgcggagcgaattgatcaaaatatGTGTACATtataatttatcatttcaataacattctgcaattcgacatagatctttcattagggcttaaatcgcaaatgtaaacaaactgcgttttcgctattatgacattatgcgacaaaaatactacaagattgaggtgaaaattagttaaaatggtttttagttcgatttataattaaagaaaacaaaacggcgaaacatacattttcttcgagatttcgacttaggcccttcttctcatatggaatataaaggctaaatttacattttttgacagaaccgggcgtacggttattattcacaaaattattctttaaacggcggttctattatataaatgataagcaatatctactaggatcatgtctactcgatagttgttgcacataaacattcgaatatttcgatattttcatgaaattcgaagaaaagatgcacgcgccctatcatttacattgggtttctatgcgcccatttgctgagccctattaaaaagtatactgtcaagctcgcccatttacccagccctacccagcaagacagagtcagtttagcccttttaccgcgcccttctgaaaattatgtacaccgtttagcccttccgcaaatggtggttgctgaagggcgaaatcacgactgggatgcaaattgggcgtaagcatttttttagtttctacccactaaaagcacataggaattaaattctttgttatattgtcataaggtttaaccaaagatgcttccggaaaaacatggtcataaagtaatttatacctacaataaaaactacatttagaaaagcatcgccgtatattgaaactgatttttctccatttgagtacattgcgactttggccctattgaaagatctgtgtcgaattGCTTAGCCCATTTATTTCAGTAAAGTTTGAACATTCCATATAAAAAGTACTTAACCGCTGCTTTGAGTTTTCACTTCAtcacatctggcatcgctgagCAAAAGCGCCATAAGATTTTGTATAGCTACCCCTCGATTTTTACTTCCTACCCCTTAACAAAACATTGCGCATAAACGTCATTCTTCTTTCTTCTGACCATTTTCACGAGGTTATGTTGTTTGTATGGTTGTGTAACTAAAAGTACCTGAAATAACTGTGGCATGTGAAGTAATTTTGTGCTCAAAAGCGAAGTGATGGACGATTAGTAATCAAAATCGATACTTTCTGCGTTTACTCTACGATTGGTGCGCAAAATCAGGATAAGACAATGGCCAAATACATCGCTCAGATCGTTGTTCTGGGTACACAAATCGTAGGTCGGGCTTTCGCTCGGGCTCTGAAGCAAGAGATTGCCGCATCACAAGAAGCTGCAAAGCGGGCCGGTGGTGGCAAGCAGGGGCAAAGCCGTGTAGCTGCCAATCTTAGAACGGGTATTACGATCGTGGTTGCCCTTTTTACATGCTTAATAATGTAGATTTTATTCTAGGAATGACTTTGGAAGAGGCGCAACAGATTTTGAATCTTACTAAACTTGAACCAGAAGAGATTCAGAAGAACTATGAGCATTTGTTCCAGGTTAACGACAAAGCGAAGGGAGGTTCTTTTTACCTACAATCTAAAGTGTTCCGTGCTAAGGAGCGAATAGACCAGGAACTGAAAGCTACCAAACCACCCGAAGGCAAATCAAAAGAAACTGGCGAAACGCATGAAAGTGCGTGATGCGAGTTTTTATCTAGGATGTTTCCATTGTCATAAGCTTTATGTAGAgttgaaaataaattattcACCTAACAGGTGGACATGTATCAAATTTAATCACACCAATTTAATCATCGTCCTCTTCGCTTTCTTCTAACGATTTCAGTAATGTTTTGCTATGAACATTCAAATTCAGTTCTTGTTTATTGATGACGTCTGAAGTCACCGTTGGTTCTATCTTGCATATTGCATTTCCGCCCAAGCTGCTGTCAGGATACTTTTGATCGAGTTCTCTGGACTTTAATTGAAGCTCTTCAACCTAGTGAACATTTAAATCAAGATTTGTTAGCCAGCTTTCCTTTTAGACGTCTTGAAGCACTTACCAGCAAATGATTAAgttgtttgttgattttttcaaccatacattttaatttagtttccgTTGCTTTTAGCTGTCGTTGCTCCTTCAGCAATAAGCTAATCTCATTTCGAGAGGCACGATAAGGACTATCTGTCATATTTTGATCAATTCTGGTTACGATTTCACCTTATTTCACCATTATTTTAGTAACTGATCGATGATGCAGTATATAAACAAAGCCAAGTTTGTGAAACATATTATACaccgataaaataaaatacccatTATTGCGTAGAAaaatttagcatatttaaaccaaaaatatgtgttattgaattcaatcaattaatgtttatcactttaaccaacaaaattattaatttcacaatatttttttattagaaaaacaATGTATTTTTGCCATAACAGTTTTAgcaaccggccgagacggttgtgcctccaggtggaaggttttgttctcgagagagtgacggagtgcgagacgctgtatgcgtttttgtgggagagagagaccagttagttaagtgtgagtcgacagttgatacgtcggaggcgtggtcaacgacccgaccgcgggtagacgaatttgcctaccgcggtggcagaaatcgacagtgatcgtgcctgtacacacagaaaaaatatattgtattggtgtcgtcgggcaattctaatcgacgagaggggaagcgtcacaggtagacccatttgctctattcgtctaccgcagaagtggtacgacgaataaggaaaacaagtggcaccgaaaagtgccgcatcgacagtgggattttcgcagcaagccacaggtagccacatttgtttaccgcggcggtggaaacggagagagcgcacttgtggtggtgataccgacgagcagcttaaccggagagagttttgaagtgttgcaggtaggcctatttctctactgaagaagcaacgcgacgaagaaggacagcaagtgtcacattgtcaaacaacgggcaccgagtttacaacgtaacacatgaggtgtgttctacaggtataacaggtatatttttcattcctttttgtgatagtttttcttgctaggtaaaatggatgaagagatgggagaacgagtaacagaccctccccctaagccttatgctgaaaatgtaaatccgactagaattaaaatttacccagagtcgtcaacgggaccatggattgtatttattaggcgtaaagtaaaggcgctaaatattattcaaatttctaaagatttgacttcgcgattctcggatgtaaaagagatcgtcaaagtcaataaagataaaatacgcattgtcgttggtagtctcaaacaagccaatgcaattgcttcttgcgagctttttacgcgtgagtatagagcgtatattccttcaaaggaaattgaaattgatggggtcatcacagaatcgagtttgactgttgatgacataattaagcatggggttggtcgtttcaaagacaccatacttaaagacgtaaaaatacttgaatgcaagcaattgcattcaatatcacacgaaggagataaaaaagtttatcgactgtctgactcatttcgagtgactttcgctgggtctgcgctgcccaactatgtcattatcgataagattcgtctccctgttcgcctttttattcctcgtgtaatgaattgccttaattgcaaacagcttggccacacagccacttactgttccaataaggcacggtgtggcaaatgtgggggttctcatcaagaggatacatgcaatgaaaattcagaaaaatgtttaatgtgcggagaaaactcacatgagctccctgcatgccccatttataaattgcgtgaggataaaattaaacgatacttgaaggagaggtctaagcgctcctatgcagaaatgttgaaaaatgctacccctaaacccatcttcttagaaaacacttacacatcgctattttcggaacagtctgactctgacggagcgtgcgaaggtacatcatttgttttacccggaaattccagaaaaagaaaacagtcttcttttcccaagctgccaagaaagggccttaaaatttctccaccaatagataaactgcgcccaaaaccgaaaaattccgattcaaaaccgaaatcaattccgcccggttttgggaacgtacagagccgtcttaagaccactcggggccctTGGGCACAACTGAGctaaggggcccctataattgaacagaTATAATCTGCTGTAGGGTAGGATGATCTAAAAATGATCCCCAGCATCAGGGACCCATCTATGCCACCTtgagttttatttttcaaatttaagccaaatcaTGTGAAATATTAATAATACTGTAGGAAATAAAATATATGGAGAACATATTTTAGATTTCTATCACTATAGGCggcattgtaaatgtccaggTGCCGTcgaaaaactgaagatgatattGATAGATCTTAAAAAGATATTATCGTTTCTGACCAAATTGACCGAAAGTGACAATGGGCCTCACACACTATATGCGGTTGTGGGAGTTCGAACTTATGTGAGCAGCGTACAGTGTAATGAACTTACCAGCTGCGCTATTCCCCCTCCATATGATATAATCTGACCTTCAAAGTTTTAAGACGTTGTTTGAGGCTTGCCTCCGTCAATAATGAGGAATGATGGAGTAAGACGGTGTCGATGTTTTATTCAATAATAGTCCCTACACTATGACAATATACGAAAAATGTTTAGCAATATgcaaataaaattcaacttgttagTAAATTACGACTACGTGAGtttcaaaagttatattgaTTCGTACAATATTGTTCTCAATTTCTTTCTTTTCCGCCCTCTTCATGATACTGTACTTTGATGAGGttcgggggcttttccaccaaagcagtattacagtgattatatcacagaaacttgggatacgattattttctttttagttaagttacattgttgtgatcaattttagtacttaacttggcgacctttattatccactgccatggtcaaataatatacaatgtgagtttagggcccaattctctctgctgGAGACACTTTCTTTTGTTGCTATATATCAAATTAACACTAACACTCACTGACACAAATTGCTTGTtgtctcatatacactcataatctctcattccaaacttaCAAACGtgactttcgcgataacacaaacctggtcacaaatgtgaacgcccgcgatctcgccaacattcaaaCACCGGTAATAAGGGGAACGTTTGAACCTAAAACTTtactaacgcggtctcaagcatcaaccaccgctcgcgcaatcatgaatcggtcatgtccggaagtctctgctcttgatcctagcagcccagactcatgctttcagttggaccaatagaaataaaaactagacaagacatTCACACGCAATCATTTAAGgatacgcgaatatgcgaatggtcacatgcttataaaaataacacgcgacaaaaacgtaaATATACAGTCCACACACAACATCACGCACGATTTCGtatttataaattcacaaacgcggtctcaagagtgaacctccaaaagcccgtgttcgcgcgatcatgaatcagtttcGTCCGGAAATCCATATtccctagtagcataagtccaatgccttcaggtggaccaatcacataggtgatgctcatattcactaaactacacgttccatggcgacataaaaattgaatttataaacacgaagtcacatacacgtggtAAACAAACATACATATGCTTGAGCCTTTCGCGATaatccacgcaacctacacccgcactctcgcagacatgataacatcccggtgatcatatgaacgtctcagcacttataaacattcaaacgcgatctcaagcgtagcgacatgaccgggaactctagtgatatggagtaactcactccctgtcagaatgtgatccgtacaccgaaaactaaatatcagaataacgGTCCACGtggcacacctacgttcgcgatcgcgcaaactttataacactccggtaacaatgtgaacgttttagtacttaggGTCAAACGCGAATCCGCAAAcgggtctcaaacgcgaacccgcaaacgtgcgcgatcatgaatcggtcacgtccggaaacctttactcttcattctagcaacttaggtccatacattcagttagagccatcaaaaaataaagctcatatccactagaccagacgttccatggcgacatgacccaCTTTGTTCAAGAATCTGAACTGTAcccgaaaaattaagtattagattcggtgcaaacggttttaatatagaatttatacacgcgaagttacatacacgttaacacACGCGACATATAAACGAACACGCGAtagaacacgttaacgtataaATACTCGAgtgcttcgcgatgatacacatgATCAcggagtccctacgcccgcacatacctgaatcgTACAATGaacatcacattcagaatcacggcccactacaattggcctaaagcagtgttttagtgggcgacattgcctgtctcgtctgcaaattgtagtatgtgattctgaggggggggggggcccTTCCGAGCCCCAGTTGGACAaccctcgaaaaaaaaactttctatcATAATTCAATTATATATACAGTtggaaatattgaattttgcatccattgaaatcaatcgatattatgTCGATTCTAAGTGCCGATTCGAGGTTTTAGATATTCGCATTTTTCGCTGTAGGAATAGAACGAAATAGTGAAATAGTGTCTCTTCATGCCCAAATTGTTGATGAGGTAAATCTTTGTTATAGATTCTGACAAGTTTTATGGTTTCTTTTATAGCGAACGGTTCTGAGAGGCGACGATAGCACTCAAGCACATTATAagtaatatcaatattttcatattcaacaaattagtatctcaaagacagcactacccatgatcgcatagttgtcccgttttctatgggatttcctatcattATGGGAcagatatgcgatcatgggcagagcACCGGTAGTTAATTGGCAAGTCTAGTGCTTTGATGGTAGAGTCGCCACTCTGGTGTCGGTGATAGGCATTCAGTGCAGAAGGAGACCgaaggaaatttttttaataataacaataaatagCCTTTTCGCCATTCGAATGTATAAATGTTCAAACCTTCATTGTTACCCAACCAAATGAACATAGCGAAACGTCGAAATTACTCAAACCTATTAATATGAgcaacacaattcatttcaCTAACACAGTTTTTAGGAGAAATGCAACAATTTACCAACTAAGCTCGTCAAAGACAAAAAGCAAATGCTATATCACTTAGACTGCaatattatacaaaatgtaaataaatgaataaaaatttactttaaaagaaattatttcaatACCAGTCATATAAAACAGTCGAACTAAGAAGCACATCAAATGCACGCTGCCGTGAGGTACAAATACTCGACTTCATACGGGATACGTTCTATTTGAGCCAGTACGTCTGATTTCTGATTCTAACGGcctcaaatatttttcataaggCGGAATCccgtacaaaaataacataattggtACTATATCAGACTACGACGGCATAGTGGAAAATGCCTAATCTGGCCGCGAAAGTAttgtgagacctcaagaagtccagGAGTCATTTTTAGAATGATTCGATATTCATTCTAAGTTGGGGGCCCCCAAAAACCtggggcccctggccctggcccaatgtgcccatgcgtaaagacggtactgggaacgtacaatccaaacagaacaccattactggaaataataaaatttcgacttcctctgagcctcagccgggggtaggattattgaaattttctgaaattgttgattggatttttaaagcattcaatatttctgaaccactaaagagtatactttcagctttcctcccaacaattagaacatttttagagcagctgattgctcaatggcccatccttgcagcgattgtatctttcaatgggtaattcacctcctccaatgaaagattccatcactgttttacagtggaattgcagaagtatcatacctaaaattgattccttaaaaattttactgcataatttaaaatgcgatgcttttgctctatgtgaaacatggcttacctcaaacattaatttcaacttaaatgatttcaacattattcgcctagaccgagacaccccgtatggaggagtgcttctaggaattaaaaagtgctattctttctatagaatttacatccccttgtttgcgggcattgaggctgtagctgtccaaacgaacattaaaggcaaagacatgtctatcgcttctatatatatacctcccaaagttcaaattggacaacgtcaaatttttgaggtagtggaatccatggctgctccgcgtctgatactgggagacttcaactcgcacggagtattgtggggttccctctacaatgataatcgatcctctttgatatacaatgtttgtgacgaatttaatatgacagttttaaatactggcgaaacaacacgcatccccagacctcctgcacgtccaagtgcattagatctatctctgtgctcgacatcacttcggctagattgcacgtggaaggttgtacctgatcctcacggtagcgatcatttgccaatcgttgtttcaattaacagtgaattaggccttacgaattcaatcaatgttccttatgacttaacacgaaatattgatt encodes:
- the LOC131683667 gene encoding mitochondrial import inner membrane translocase subunit Tim16 — encoded protein: MAKYIAQIVVLGTQIVGRAFARALKQEIAASQEAAKRAGGGKQGQSRVAANLRTGMTLEEAQQILNLTKLEPEEIQKNYEHLFQVNDKAKGGSFYLQSKVFRAKERIDQELKATKPPEGKSKETGETHESA